The following proteins come from a genomic window of Tenebrio molitor chromosome 9, icTenMoli1.1, whole genome shotgun sequence:
- the LOC138138096 gene encoding uncharacterized protein, with product MEIMIKLAVILFLFLQTTRQEGCTITLFQTWDSVVISSESFEILYPPVENAPDDRNITLPVGATIIISCNGGHFSGSFETTKTILATCNQDFRLEVQDTILDYDKLDCVNFKSQIAKTTSTSCGPNAIIIEVGFQIGLNIRFLPQMVVCFDTKNQIPLYTQYNMTKSIGFIKSYLQTTYVTDAVFNPDIDFDAMYNFTHEQQEINKLLGLPADSTKYVAPLSCRPPGGAQTPGFCFTPRQLTDRGSFVYIPQQQATFRYINVAPQWYFLDYNLNKLERNVVDYVKTNKLDLEVYTGTFGVASYPHEITGEDVALFMYVSGSDKAVPVPLIFWKLVYDAVGQRATVFLTVDDPYQTDVSKNVICDDVSDGIGWLTWEKHNVTKGYSYACAYEDAKKTISYLPDIIVKEILV from the coding sequence GGTGCACCATCACCCTGTTCCAGACGTGGGACTCGGTGGTAATTTCGAGCGAATCCTTCGAGATCCTCTACCCCCCAGTCGAAAACGCGCCCGATGACAGGAACATCACCCTCCCAGTCGGCGCCACCATAATCATATCATGTAACGGCGGTCATTTCTCCGGTAGTTTCGAGACTACCAAAACAATCCTGGCGACTTGCAATCAGGACTTCCGATTGGAAGTTCAGGACACGATTCTGGACTACGATAAACTAGATTGCGTCAATTTCAAGTCGCAAATTGCCAAAACGACCAGCACGTCGTGCGGGCCTAATGCCATCATAATCGAAGTGGGCTTCCAAATTGGCTTGAACATCCGTTTCCTCCCTCAGATGGTCGTCTGCTTCGACACAAAGAATCAAATCCCGCTGTACACCCAGTATAATATGACCAAATCGATCGGGTTCATCAAGAGCTACCTGCAGACCACATACGTCACCGATGCAGTCTTCAACCCTGATATTGACTTCGACGCCATGTACAACTTCACCCACGAACAACAAGAAATCAACAAACTGTTAGGCCTCCCTGCAGATTCCACCAAATACGTCGCCCCGTTAAGTTGCAGACCCCCCGGGGGTGCACAAACCCCTGGATTTTGTTTTACGCCCCGGCAGTTGACCGATAGGGGTTCTTTCGTCTACATCCCCCAGCAGCAAGCGACCTTTAGATACATAAACGTCGCCCCCCAGTGGTATTTTCTCGATTATAATTTGAACAAGCTCGAGCGCAACGTCGTCGATTATGTGAAGACCAACAAGCTGGACCTGGAGGTGTACACGGGGACCTTCGGAGTAGCCTCCTACCCCCACGAAATCACGGGGGAGGACGTCGCGCTTTTTATGTACGTCAGCGGTAGCGACAAAGCCGTTCCGGTGCCGTTGATATTTTGGAAACTCGTCTACGACGCGGTGGGGCAAAGAGCGACGGTTTTCTTGACAGTGGATGACCCATATCAGACTGACGttagtaaaaatgttatttgtgACGATGTCTCGGACGGGATTGGTTGGCTCACTTGGGAGAAGCACAACGTGACCAAGGGGTATTCGTATGCGTGCGCTTACGAAGACGCCAAGAAGACAATTTCGTATTTGCCGGACATTATAGTTAAGGAAATACTAGTCTAG